One stretch of Anolis sagrei isolate rAnoSag1 chromosome 11, rAnoSag1.mat, whole genome shotgun sequence DNA includes these proteins:
- the ZBTB34 gene encoding zinc finger and BTB domain-containing protein 34 translates to MDSSSFIQFDVPEYSSTVLSQLNELRLQGKLCDIIVHIQGQPFRAHKAVLAASSPYFRDHSALSTMSGLSISVIKNPNVFEQLLSFCYTGRMSLQLKDVVSFLTAASFLQMQCVIDKCTQILESIHSKISVGEVDSVTVGGEDPPENHNGVKDSSYFANPVEISPTYCPRVRQSASGCDLQMETTPTKGLRSRLQEEGHSDRGSSGSVSEYEIQIEGDNDQADLVIRESPAAEVKVKMEKNDRPSCSDSSSLGDDGYHTEMVDGEQVVAVNVGSYGSVLQNAYSYSQGTSHSAGISESFGSLRNSSSSRSMLGSFRGRGRQKRVSASHLHSDIPALAQGGDGESAGSQPSYDDSPRERNVRGHWYAYSERLICIYCGKSFNQKGSLDRHMRLHMGITPFVCKYCGKKYTRKDQLEYHIRGHTDDKPFRCEVCGKCFPFQGTLNQHLRKNHPGVAEIRSRMESPERTEAYGEPREDDASASETLDYSMDMHTSD, encoded by the coding sequence ATGGACAGCAGCAGTTTCATCCAGTTTGATGTTCCTGAGTACAGCAGCACCGTACTGAGCCAGCTGAATGAGCTTCGCCTGCAGGGAAAGCTTTGTGATATCATTGTGCACATCCAGGGTCAGCCCTTCAGAGCTCACAAGGCCGTTCTAGCTGCCAGTTCTCCCTATTTCCGCGACCATTCAGCATTGAGCACCATGAGTGGCCTGTCAATATCAGTCATCAAGAACCCCAATGTCTTTGAGCAGCTGCTCTCTTTTTGTTACACTGGAAGGATGTCCTTGCAGCTGAAGGATGTTGTCAGTTTTTTAACCGCCGCTAGTTTTCTACAGATGCAGTGTGTCATCGATAAGTGCACGCAGATACTGGAAAGCATTCATTCGAAGATCAGCGTTGGCGAAGTCGATTCCGTCACCGTGGGGGGCGAGGACCCTCCAGAAAATCACAACGGAGTGAAAGACAGTAGTTACTTTGCCAATCCCGTCGAAATCTCTCCTACGTATTGTCCCCGGGTGCGGCAGTCTGCATCTGGGTGCGACCTCCAAATGGAAACAACTCCAACGAAGGGCCTGCGTAGCCGCCTCCAAGAAGAAGGGCATTCGGACCGGGGAAGTAGCGGGAGCGTTTCCGAATACGAGATTCAGATCGAAGGCGATAATGACCAAGCTGACTTGGTCATCCGAGAGAGCCCGGCCGCCGAGGTCAaagtcaaaatggaaaaaaatgaccGGCCGAGTTGTTCGGATAGCTCTTCACTGGGCGATGATGGATACCATACGGAAATGGTCGACGGGGAGCAAGTGGTGGCCGTCAACGTTGGCTCCTACGGCTCCGTCTTACAGAATGCCTACTCATACTCTCAAGGGACGTCCCATTCTGCTGGAATATCGGAATCCTTTGGAAGTCTGAGGAACTCGAGCTCTTCGCGGTCCATGCTGGGCTCTTTCCGAGGCCGAGGGCGCCAGAAGCGGGTCTCTGCGAGCCACTTGCATAGCGACATCCCAGCCCTGGCGCAAGGAGGAGATGGCGAGTCGGCAGGAAGCCAACCAAGCTACGATGACAGTCCGAGGGAAAGGAATGTCAGAGGTCACTGGTACGCCTACAGCGAAAGGCTCATCTGTATATACTGCGGGAAGTCTTTCAACCAGAAAGGGAGTCTCGATCGGCATATGAGGCTACACATGGGGATAACCCCCTTTGTGTGCAAGTATTGTGGGAAAAAGTATACGCGCAAGGACCAGCTGGAGTACCATATCCGCGGACACACCGACGACAAGCCTTTCCGCTGCGAGGTTTGTggaaaatgctttcctttccagGGAACCCTGAACCAGCACCTGCGCAAGAACCACCCCGGGGTGGCGGAAATAAGGAGCCGAATGGAGTCTCCGGAAAGAACAGAGGCCTACGGCGAACCGAGAGAGGACGACGCCTCGGCCTCTGAAACCTTGGATTACAGCATGGACATGCACACGTCGGATTGA